In the genome of Ctenopharyngodon idella isolate HZGC_01 chromosome 19, HZGC01, whole genome shotgun sequence, one region contains:
- the elmo1 gene encoding engulfment and cell motility protein 1 isoform X5, whose protein sequence is MQVVKEQITRALTIKPNSLDQFKSRLQNLSYTEILKLRQSERMNQEDFQSRPILELREKIQPEIMELIKQQRLNRLCEGTCFRKISSRRRQDKFWYCRLSPNHKVLHYGDLEESPQGEVPHDSLQDKLPVADIKAVVTGKDCPHMKEKGALKQNKEVLELAFSVLYESDEYLNFIAPDKHEYCVWTDGLNALLGKEMTSEFTRSDMDTLLNMEMKLRLLDLENIQIPEVPPPIPKEPSNYDFVYDCN, encoded by the exons ATGCAGGTGGTGAAGGAACAGATCACTCGTGCTCTCACGATCAAGCCTAACTCTCTGGATCAGTTTAAAAGTCGTCTGCAAAATCTGAGCTACACTGAGATCCTCAAATTGCGCCAGTCCGAAAGGATGAACCAGGAGGATTTCCAATCCCGGCCCATCCT GGAGCTTAGGGAGAAAATCCAGCCAGAGATCATGGAGTTGATCAAACAGCAACGCCTCAATCGCCTGTGTGAGGGCACCTGCTTCAGGAAGATCAGCAGCCGAAGGAGACAGG ACAAGTTCTGGTACTGTCGATTGTCGCCCAATCATAAAGTTCTCCACTATGGGGATTTAGAGGAGAGCCCTCAGGGAGAGGTACCCCATGATTCCCTACAGGACAAAC TTCCTGTGGCTGACATCAAAGCTGTTGTCACTGGTAAAGATTGTCCACACATGAAGGAAAAGGGAGCTCTGAAGCAGAACAAG GAGGTGCTGGAGCTGGCTTTCTCTGTCCTCTACGAGTCTGATGAGTATCTTAACTTCATTGCCCCTGACAAGCATGAG TACTGTGTATGGACAGATGGGCTGAATGCACTGCTGGGGAAGGAGATGACCAGTGAGTTCACTCGCTCAGACATGGACACTCTTCTCAACATGGAAATGAAGCTCCGCCTCCTGGACCTGGAGAACATCCAGATCCCTGAAGTTCCTCCCCCAATCCCCAAAGAGCCAAGCAATTATGACTTTGTTTATGACTGCAACTAA